A part of Bufo bufo chromosome 7, aBufBuf1.1, whole genome shotgun sequence genomic DNA contains:
- the LOC121008618 gene encoding keratin, type II cytoskeletal 8-like: MSLSRNRYATTRGFSSRSHGSLSLQPTVFRASNGYQPGMQRTISGLNLSRVTPGSSTFLLSSLPNLEVDPKLHQMRNEEKEQIKGLNNQFVNFIDKVRDLERQNKVLKTQLHLLKEKDTYKSNTDHIILTSSNHLKQQIDGLLHEKDKLQAALQNMQSVVEELKSRYEDEINRRNQLENDFVLTKKDLDDTYLHKVDNESKLESLTDELEVLKQLCNEEIRELQSQVHSDKVTVELDNNRDLEMKQVMDEVRAQYQNMADKSRQEAEHWYKSKIDDLVNQGKRTSDELKALKNEVVELHRMIQRVNSDNEALKNQRTNLENTIAHTEETGEQAIQNAKGHAQDLEDALRKAKQDMARKVKEYQDLMNTKLALDIEIATYRKLLEGEETRLNHHPSSSQVSAMDKLAGLLNFDGRTSSVTRNSPNPKKVVLVKTIETTNGKQVSEASHYSHE; the protein is encoded by the exons ATGAGCCTATCCAGAAACCGCTACGCCACCACCCGGGGGTTCAGCAGTAGGTCCCACGGCTCGCTGTCATTACAGCCCACCGTCTTCCGGGCAAGCAATGGCTACCAGCCTGGAATGCAGCGAACCATCAGCGGCCTGAACCTCTCCAGGGTGACCCCCGGGTCCAGCACCTTCCTGCTCTCCTCTCTCCCCAACCTGGAGGTGGACCCCAAACTGCACCAGATGAGGAACGAGGAGAAGGAGCAGATCAAGGGGCTCAACAACCAGTTTGTCAACTTCATAGACAAG GTCCGGGACCTGGAAAGACAGAACAAGGTTCTTAAGACCCAGCTGCATCTCCTGAAGGAGAAGGACACATATAAGTCAAACACTGATCATATAATCCTGACGTCCAGCAACCACCTGAAGCAGCAGATCGATGGCCTCCTGCATGAGAAGGACAAGCTCCAGGCCGCGCTCCAgaacatgcaatccgtggtggaggAACTCAAGAGCCG ATACGAGGATGAAATCAACAGAAGGAATCAACTAGAAAATGATTTTGTGCTGACGAAGAAG GACCTGGATGACACTTACCTCCACAAAGTGGACAATGAATCCAAGCTGGAAAGCCTGACAGATGAGCTggaggttctgaagcagctgtGTAATGAG GAAATTCGGGAGCTGCAGTCTCAGGTGCACAGCGACAAAGTGACGGTAGAACTGGACAATAACCGAGATCTGGAGATGAAGCAGGTTATGGACGAGGTCCGGGCACAGTACCAGAACATGGCGGACAAGAGCCGTCAGGAGGCCGAGCACTGGTACAAGAGCAAG ATTGATGATTTGGTCAATCAGGGTAAACGGACAAGTGATGAGTTGAAGGCTCTGAAGAACGAGGTGGTGGAACTTCACCGGATGATACAGAGGGTCAACAGTGACAATGAGGCCCTAAAGAACCAG AGAACCAATCTTGAGAACACCATCGCCCACACAGAGGAGACTGGGGAACAAGCTATACAGAACGCCAAGGGTCACGCCCAGGATCTGGAAGACGCCCTGAGGAAGGCAAAGCAGGATATGGCTCGCAAAGTGAAAGAATACCAGGATCTGATGAACACCAAGCTGGCGCTGGACATTGAGATCGCTACCTACCGAAAACTGCTGGAGGGCGAGGAGACCCG GTTGAACCATCATCCCTCCAGTTCCCAGGTTTCTGCTATGGATAAATTGG CCGGTCTCTTAAACTTTGACGGGAGAACTTCTTCTGTGACACGAAATTCCCCGAACCCAAAGAAAGTTGTTCTGGTCAAGACGATTGAAACAACCAATGGCAAACAAGTCTCGGAGGCGAGTCACTATTCCCATGAGTGA